One genomic segment of Chloroflexaceae bacterium includes these proteins:
- a CDS encoding sigma-70 family RNA polymerase sigma factor, which produces MAEPTRELIVQAQAGDPQALTQIVLGQQHYVYSIAMSVLKNPEDAADLTQEAFIRLFRALPQYNGESRFTTWLYRLVVNLCRDELRRRGRQVAIAPPSSDDEEADQLASIADDDRWANPAEALDTRELRDQVRQALGQLEEHYRLVLTLYYFEDLKYTDIAEILDIPLNTVKSHIRRGKERLAAILETQEHPPSARAATQARRGDRRDHFPGAAPLRLLPGATGS; this is translated from the coding sequence GTGGCAGAACCAACGCGTGAGTTGATCGTCCAGGCCCAGGCGGGTGATCCCCAGGCCCTGACCCAGATCGTTCTGGGACAGCAACATTATGTCTACAGCATCGCGATGAGCGTGCTGAAGAACCCCGAAGATGCCGCCGACCTGACCCAGGAGGCGTTCATCAGGCTGTTTCGCGCATTGCCCCAATACAATGGCGAGAGTCGTTTTACCACCTGGCTGTACCGGCTGGTGGTCAATCTGTGCCGCGACGAGTTGCGCCGGCGCGGGCGCCAGGTGGCGATTGCCCCTCCGTCGTCCGACGACGAAGAAGCCGACCAGCTCGCCAGCATCGCGGACGACGACCGCTGGGCCAATCCCGCCGAGGCGCTCGACACCCGCGAACTGCGTGATCAGGTGCGTCAGGCGCTTGGGCAACTCGAGGAGCACTACCGGCTGGTGTTGACGTTGTACTACTTCGAGGATCTGAAGTACACTGACATTGCGGAGATCCTCGACATTCCGCTGAACACTGTGAAGAGCCACATCCGGCGCGGGAAGGAGCGCCTGGCCGCCATTCTGGAGACCCAGGAGCATCCTCCGTCCGCGCGCGCGGCAACTCAGGCGCGTCGCGGCGACCGCCGGGACCACTTCCCCGGCGCCGCGCCGTTGCGTCTGCTGCCGGGCGCGACCGGAAGCTAA
- a CDS encoding 4-vinyl reductase — protein MTSVEEFRGLHYPNKIGRLTFLSLEEVMGQNGVKALLRLADLPQYLEAYPPNDLKREFPFEAISATSVALGTMYGPRGARGLELRMGRVAFTLGLKEFGPLLGMADLALKLMPITMKLKIVLNATAQTFDRFSDQSSHVEEERGQFVYHITRCSNCITRPQPGPVFYMARGIIEEATAWVSGGRRFAVEQCSCIGQGASSCSFTISKEPLE, from the coding sequence ATGACGTCAGTAGAAGAATTCCGTGGCCTGCATTACCCCAACAAAATCGGACGGCTCACGTTCCTTTCCCTTGAAGAGGTTATGGGCCAGAATGGAGTGAAGGCGCTGCTCCGCCTGGCTGATCTCCCCCAGTATCTCGAGGCCTATCCTCCCAACGATCTGAAGCGTGAGTTCCCGTTCGAGGCCATCTCCGCCACCTCGGTAGCCTTAGGGACGATGTACGGCCCGCGTGGGGCGCGCGGTCTGGAACTGCGCATGGGGCGCGTGGCTTTCACCCTCGGGCTGAAGGAGTTCGGCCCCCTGCTGGGGATGGCTGACCTGGCCCTCAAGCTGATGCCGATCACCATGAAGTTGAAGATCGTGCTGAACGCCACGGCGCAGACATTTGACCGCTTCAGCGACCAGTCCAGCCACGTTGAAGAGGAACGCGGGCAGTTCGTCTACCATATCACTCGCTGCTCGAACTGCATTACGCGCCCCCAACCCGGGCCGGTATTCTACATGGCGCGGGGAATCATCGAAGAAGCGACAGCCTGGGTCTCCGGCGGCCGCCGGTTCGCCGTGGAACAGTGCTCGTGCATCGGGCAGGGCGCCTCGTCGTGCAGTTTCACGATCAGTAAGGAACCTCTAGAGTAA
- a CDS encoding anti-sigma factor, with protein MRDPLEPTARGSDDALDRVLRQELRWEAPPDVTARLLGLIPNGSLWAEALQRPRPQPWYSTLVLILTAVAVGLSLAVAWQVLGSLGAELGIFAILEQLRAIPAIGLQRLYEALPVSRQIVAVLVIVREQLHWLLLAIMLWLALDGWQPRRLSARQTR; from the coding sequence ATGCGTGACCCTCTGGAACCAACCGCGCGCGGATCTGATGACGCCCTTGATCGGGTCCTGCGCCAGGAGCTGCGCTGGGAAGCGCCGCCAGACGTTACGGCGCGCTTGCTAGGGCTGATCCCCAACGGAAGTCTGTGGGCCGAGGCGTTGCAGCGCCCGCGCCCGCAGCCCTGGTACAGCACGCTCGTCCTGATCCTCACCGCCGTGGCAGTGGGCCTCTCGCTGGCGGTGGCCTGGCAGGTGCTCGGCTCGCTTGGCGCCGAACTGGGCATTTTCGCCATTCTGGAACAACTCCGCGCCATCCCCGCCATTGGCCTCCAGCGATTGTATGAGGCGTTGCCCGTCTCGCGCCAGATTGTGGCCGTGCTGGTGATCGTGCGCGAACAACTCCACTGGCTCCTGCTCGCGATTATGCTCTGGCTGGCCCTCGATGGCTGGCAGCCGCGGCGGCTTTCCGCGCGCCAGACGCGGTAG
- a CDS encoding molybdenum cofactor biosynthesis protein MoaB, whose product MGHQEHEQRAREAATVIRCGVLTISDTRTPETDESGAIIRSLLTQAGHDVVRYAVARDEPVEIAGLVRVYAAEGCKLIITNGGTGIARRDSTFEAIDGLLEKRLPGFGELFRMLSYGEIGPAAMLSRATAGVYREALIFCLPGSTNAVRLAMERLILPQLAHLVWETVR is encoded by the coding sequence ATGGGCCACCAGGAGCACGAACAGCGCGCCCGCGAGGCTGCGACGGTCATTCGCTGCGGCGTGCTGACGATCAGCGATACGCGCACCCCCGAAACTGACGAAAGCGGCGCGATTATTCGCTCCCTGCTCACACAGGCAGGACATGATGTGGTAAGATACGCGGTAGCGCGCGACGAACCGGTGGAGATCGCCGGTCTGGTGCGCGTCTATGCGGCAGAAGGGTGCAAACTGATCATCACCAACGGCGGCACGGGCATTGCCCGCCGTGACAGCACCTTCGAGGCGATTGACGGTCTGCTGGAAAAACGACTGCCGGGATTTGGCGAATTGTTCCGCATGCTCTCCTATGGAGAGATTGGCCCGGCCGCGATGCTCTCGCGGGCTACGGCTGGCGTCTATCGTGAGGCGCTGATCTTTTGTCTGCCCGGCTCCACCAATGCGGTTCGCCTGGCAATGGAACGGCTCATTCTGCCTCAACTGGCCCACCTGGTCTGGGAAACGGTGCGCTAG
- a CDS encoding sortase gives MRSTPRAPGNDAGPDDDDLLLELLVSELPSREDQIRPARLRSASQQQRIALSGFRLRNWVDRGLMVLERALVVAALIAFGYWLFDGPVRDFLHIRMNPGASRAQAMAPLPTPPLVVPTAAGQSASAPLPFTRPEDSRLDPSARGAPRDAFLAPQAVPAAGPLSDDPRPQRLVMPGIGADMPVREIFVVDGEWEVAEYAAGYHNGSALPGTIGNTVLSGHAGLRGAVFRDIGRLRPGDEVIVETGSWRYVYRVRETLQVWPTQVEVMAPTSTPVLTLITCTNWDTQRLVVVADLADARPRS, from the coding sequence ATGAGAAGCACGCCGCGCGCGCCCGGCAATGACGCCGGGCCTGATGATGACGACCTGCTGCTTGAACTGCTCGTCAGCGAACTGCCGAGCCGGGAGGACCAGATCCGTCCGGCTCGCCTGCGGTCGGCCTCCCAGCAGCAACGTATCGCCCTGAGCGGTTTCCGCCTGCGCAACTGGGTTGATCGTGGGTTGATGGTGCTGGAGCGGGCGCTGGTCGTCGCCGCACTGATCGCCTTTGGCTACTGGCTGTTCGACGGCCCCGTGCGCGATTTCTTGCATATACGGATGAATCCGGGCGCTTCCCGGGCGCAGGCCATGGCGCCGCTGCCGACGCCGCCACTCGTTGTGCCCACGGCTGCCGGTCAGAGCGCGAGCGCGCCGCTGCCGTTTACTCGCCCCGAGGACTCCCGTCTCGACCCTTCCGCGCGGGGTGCGCCCCGCGACGCTTTTCTGGCCCCGCAGGCCGTTCCCGCCGCGGGGCCCCTCAGCGATGATCCCCGCCCGCAGCGGCTGGTCATGCCCGGCATCGGCGCCGATATGCCGGTGCGCGAGATCTTCGTTGTTGATGGCGAATGGGAAGTGGCCGAGTACGCCGCGGGCTACCATAATGGCAGCGCCCTGCCCGGCACTATCGGCAATACGGTCCTCTCAGGCCATGCCGGGTTGCGCGGCGCGGTGTTCAGGGATATTGGCCGGCTCAGACCGGGTGACGAGGTCATTGTCGAGACCGGGAGCTGGCGCTATGTCTACCGCGTGCGCGAGACGCTGCAGGTCTGGCCCACCCAGGTTGAGGTCATGGCGCCTACCTCGACGCCGGTGCTGACCCTGATTACCTGCACGAACTGGGACACGCAGCGTCTGGTGGTCGTTGCCGACCTTGCCGACGCCCGCCCGCGCTCCTGA
- a CDS encoding DUF11 domain-containing protein yields the protein MQPHSRGRPSSPGRGRAPARWTKLELGLILLSILMIAFPLYAGAMGLVFPPLAPAQESTPEAPTVDPVLPPTIVPTNTPLPTNTLAPLPTDTQTPTPTDTGSPQQIVTATPIATPPTNTPEPTPTVGTATPTPTVGTATPTPTVGAATPTPTSGTATPTPTVGTGTPTTVAPTDTPVPITGVRVFKVASVSEAAPGQQFSFAVTVVTDSTANQQVTMQDVISPELEVLSASSSSGSCNVGQTVQCTLTVNDANPATVTIQVRVRTTVAAGANIANTATAGGQTSRTVVVRVSGAPIASPTPGGPTPTPGGPTPTPGGPAPTPGGPTPTPGGPPPTPGVPPTSPPPPEPPPPPPSGEQEPEPPAPTQPPPAPPAPPPPPPVVIPELPTEPPTVAAVPPSRPIVRPTAAPRPTRAPLGPTNTPAPLIPIGTSTATPVTPPGVTTDVFFRLASDWGSAYPGQQVNFTLVVRNTRPPAADGANTLRNLTVRSTLPANLEVLGARADRGVDPAVSGNDVNYTLDQLQSGEGVEITIPTRVRPDVLAGTLIVVQGQLLYDGLSPAPLFSNIVSVQVVGAVQPPTPPIAQQVTPTAVPYPPPRSPTPARTATAAPTATSAPTATPRPTVAPAPPSPPPAPLPETSAGVPFLGIMLLGGTLLTRTIRLHRARSRL from the coding sequence ATGCAGCCGCATTCACGAGGTCGCCCATCATCGCCTGGCCGTGGCCGCGCCCCCGCGCGCTGGACGAAGCTGGAACTGGGGTTGATCCTGCTCAGCATCCTGATGATCGCCTTCCCGCTCTACGCGGGAGCGATGGGTCTGGTTTTTCCCCCACTCGCGCCCGCTCAGGAAAGCACCCCTGAAGCGCCCACAGTAGATCCCGTCCTGCCGCCGACCATCGTTCCGACAAATACGCCGCTTCCCACCAATACCCTGGCCCCGCTCCCTACCGATACGCAGACGCCTACGCCAACCGATACTGGCAGCCCCCAGCAGATTGTGACGGCGACGCCCATTGCGACGCCGCCTACCAATACCCCCGAGCCGACGCCCACCGTCGGGACAGCCACGCCGACGCCTACGGTCGGCACAGCCACGCCGACGCCCACGGTCGGCGCAGCCACGCCGACGCCCACGAGCGGGACGGCCACGCCGACGCCTACGGTCGGCACAGGCACGCCGACGACGGTTGCGCCGACGGATACTCCTGTACCCATCACCGGCGTGCGGGTCTTCAAAGTCGCCTCGGTGTCCGAGGCTGCGCCGGGGCAGCAGTTTAGCTTTGCCGTCACCGTCGTTACCGATAGCACGGCCAATCAACAGGTGACGATGCAGGATGTGATCAGTCCCGAGTTGGAGGTGCTGAGCGCCAGTTCCAGTTCCGGGAGCTGTAATGTCGGCCAGACGGTGCAGTGCACCCTGACCGTTAACGATGCCAATCCGGCTACGGTGACCATTCAGGTGCGGGTGCGGACCACTGTCGCCGCGGGCGCGAACATCGCCAATACCGCCACCGCAGGCGGGCAAACCTCGCGCACGGTAGTGGTGCGGGTCAGTGGTGCGCCGATCGCTTCGCCCACTCCCGGCGGCCCGACGCCCACTCCCGGCGGCCCGACGCCCACCCCCGGCGGCCCGGCGCCGACGCCGGGCGGCCCGACGCCCACCCCCGGCGGCCCACCACCGACCCCCGGCGTGCCGCCAACCAGCCCTCCTCCGCCGGAGCCGCCGCCTCCGCCGCCGTCGGGCGAACAGGAACCGGAGCCGCCCGCGCCTACCCAGCCGCCGCCCGCGCCACCCGCGCCGCCCCCGCCCCCGCCCGTGGTGATCCCTGAACTGCCCACGGAGCCGCCTACGGTGGCGGCTGTCCCTCCGTCTCGTCCGATTGTGCGTCCCACCGCCGCTCCGCGTCCGACGCGCGCGCCTCTCGGCCCGACCAATACGCCGGCGCCGCTCATTCCCATTGGCACGAGCACGGCAACGCCGGTTACTCCCCCCGGTGTGACGACCGACGTCTTCTTCCGCCTGGCCAGCGACTGGGGCAGCGCCTACCCGGGCCAGCAGGTCAACTTCACCCTGGTCGTGCGCAACACGCGCCCGCCTGCCGCCGATGGCGCGAACACCCTGCGTAACCTCACCGTGCGCAGCACCCTGCCCGCCAACCTGGAGGTGCTGGGCGCGCGCGCCGATCGCGGCGTTGATCCTGCTGTCAGCGGCAATGATGTGAACTATACCCTCGACCAGCTCCAGTCCGGCGAAGGGGTTGAAATCACCATTCCCACTCGCGTCAGGCCCGATGTTTTGGCGGGCACTTTGATTGTTGTCCAGGGACAGTTGCTCTACGACGGGCTTAGTCCGGCGCCGTTGTTCTCGAACATCGTCTCGGTGCAGGTTGTAGGCGCCGTGCAGCCGCCAACGCCGCCGATTGCTCAGCAGGTGACTCCCACCGCCGTGCCCTACCCGCCGCCGCGCAGCCCGACCCCTGCCCGCACGGCCACTGCTGCACCGACGGCGACCAGTGCTCCGACAGCCACTCCGAGGCCGACCGTAGCCCCGGCGCCGCCGTCACCGCCGCCCGCGCCCTTGCCCGAAACCAGCGCTGGCGTGCCGTTCCTGGGCATCATGCTCCTCGGCGGCACGCTCCTCACGCGCACCATTCGCTTGCACCGGGCCAGGAGCCGGCTGTAA
- the yidD gene encoding membrane protein insertion efficiency factor YidD produces MLRWLAIKLIRFYQLAISPWLPPSCIYTPTCSQYGIEAISKYGVFKGGWLTFKRLLRCAPWGRGGYDPVP; encoded by the coding sequence ATGCTCCGCTGGCTTGCCATCAAGTTGATCCGCTTCTACCAACTGGCGATCTCTCCGTGGTTGCCTCCTAGCTGCATCTACACGCCGACCTGTTCACAGTATGGCATCGAGGCGATCAGCAAATACGGCGTGTTCAAGGGCGGCTGGTTGACCTTCAAGCGCCTGCTGCGCTGCGCCCCCTGGGGCCGCGGCGGGTATGATCCTGTTCCGTAA